AAAAACTGGGAGTTCGTAGATGGCAACTGGCTCATCCTTGCCCCTAACTTTTACTGACTGATCTACCAATCTCAGGTTGAAGGCTTCCGGATGCCGCAGTGCTGCAACTACTGGCTCTGTTACCAAAGTTGAGCAACTATATTTCCTGGTAAGACCCTCGACGCGGGAGGCTACGTTTACAGCGTCGCCAACGACTGTAGATTCGATGCGGGAACTGAAGCCGACAGTACCCATAACTACTTCGCCCCTGTGAATTCCAATACCTATATCGATCGTTGGCAAGCCTTGGCGCGATCGCTCTTCGTTAAATACCTGTAGCATGAACCTCATGGCTCTCGCGGCATGTAGAGCGCCATCTGTGGCTTCGTCGTCAAACAGCGCCATGATCGCATCGCCAATATACTTGTCTATAAAGCCGCCAGTTTCACTGATGGCAAGCCCCATTGAGGCAAGATAATCGTTGAGAAAAGAAAACACCTCAAGGGGAGTTAGATGTTCTGACATCGAGGTATAGCCCCGAATGTCAGCGAACAGGATCGTAATTACCCGCGTTGAGGCGACGCCAACCTGAATGTTCTCAATTCCATCAGAGGCAATGACGGAGAGAAACTTCTCCGGGACGAAACGTTCAAACGACTCAATTGTTTTTTGAAGCCTGCTAAAAGAATCCTGTAGCGCTGCGGACATCTCGTTAAATGCGATCGCCAAATCGCCGATTTCATCTGCGAGATCTACTTCGGCGCGATGCTGCAAATCGCCAGCAGCAATCTTAGAAGCGCTGACCTGTAAGCGCCGTATCGGATTTGAGAGTTGATGAGCTAAAACATACGCCCCTGCTAGACCAACTCCAAGCCCAAAAGCACCTACCAGTAATGCTTTTCTAATAGCATTACTGACTGCATCATTTACGGCAACAAGAGAAATTCCAATCCGAAACGTACCTATTTTCTCACCAGCAGAGTTGCGTATAGCT
The DNA window shown above is from Microcoleus sp. FACHB-831 and carries:
- a CDS encoding adenylate/guanylate cyclase domain-containing protein, giving the protein MTATTLLIVVIIGSVVWLWAKNESHLYRQQKRREAQSLVVALANAWTNELTDQNWSQIRLGLTLLMERNSDFMYMLVSDVRASNQIVAASPIDFQEQYVPDIVPPGITEGANRTLYNTTVVETFILRDLEFPKGKIRARRGERVIEVSTAIRNSAGEKIGTFRIGISLVAVNDAVSNAIRKALLVGAFGLGVGLAGAYVLAHQLSNPIRRLQVSASKIAAGDLQHRAEVDLADEIGDLAIAFNEMSAALQDSFSRLQKTIESFERFVPEKFLSVIASDGIENIQVGVASTRVITILFADIRGYTSMSEHLTPLEVFSFLNDYLASMGLAISETGGFIDKYIGDAIMALFDDEATDGALHAARAMRFMLQVFNEERSRQGLPTIDIGIGIHRGEVVMGTVGFSSRIESTVVGDAVNVASRVEGLTRKYSCSTLVTEPVVAALRHPEAFNLRLVDQSVKVRGKDEPVAIYELPVFNEFEF